A region from the uncultured Bacteroides sp. genome encodes:
- a CDS encoding methylated-DNA--[protein]-cysteine S-methyltransferase → MRYYYSQNTPVGPLCICADEQGITKISFNKVPEGESLEEETPIIKQAFEQLAEYFNGERKQFDLPLNLQGTDFQKKVWGVLQSIPYGETWSYKQVATAAGNPKASRAVGMANNRNPIAIVVPCHRVIGANGALVGYAGGLEIKKSLLEVEKKKSRKKFLYL, encoded by the coding sequence ATGAGGTATTATTATTCGCAAAACACTCCTGTCGGACCACTCTGCATTTGTGCCGACGAACAAGGCATCACAAAGATATCGTTCAATAAAGTGCCTGAAGGTGAAAGCCTCGAAGAAGAAACGCCGATAATCAAGCAGGCTTTCGAACAGCTTGCCGAGTACTTTAACGGCGAGAGAAAGCAGTTTGATCTGCCCCTAAATCTTCAGGGAACAGACTTTCAAAAGAAGGTGTGGGGTGTTCTCCAAAGTATTCCCTACGGAGAAACATGGAGTTACAAGCAGGTGGCCACAGCAGCCGGAAACCCCAAAGCATCACGGGCGGTGGGCATGGCCAACAATCGTAATCCAATTGCTATTGTTGTTCCGTGCCATCGGGTGATAGGTGCCAATGGTGCTCTGGTTGGTTATGCCGGCGGCCTGGAGATAAAAAAAAGCTTATTGGAAGTAGAAAAGAAAAAGTCACGAAAAAAGTTTCTATATTTGTAA
- a CDS encoding alpha/beta hydrolase family protein: MKKSLFLVTLLFLSVFSVQAAKVDTLMVNSPSMNKKVKVVVITPDAALGKKAVNCPVIYLLHGYSGNALSWIELKPELPEISDAKGIIFVCPDAKNSWYWDSPKNPEYRYETFVSSELVTYVDGHYKTRANRAGRAITGLSMGGHGALWLAFRHKDVFGAAGSTSGGVDIRPFPTNWEMSKQLGEFAANKQLWDEHTVINQIDKIQNGDLAIIIDCGESDFFLNVNKDLHERLLARGINHDFITRPGAHNSAYWNNSIDYQILFFSKFFF, encoded by the coding sequence ATGAAAAAAAGTTTATTTTTAGTGACCTTATTGTTCTTGTCAGTCTTTTCTGTACAGGCAGCCAAAGTAGATACGTTGATGGTCAACAGTCCGTCAATGAATAAAAAAGTAAAAGTTGTGGTTATTACTCCTGATGCCGCATTGGGAAAGAAAGCCGTGAATTGTCCGGTTATCTATCTGTTGCATGGCTACAGCGGCAATGCTCTTTCGTGGATTGAGTTGAAGCCGGAGCTACCTGAAATATCCGATGCAAAAGGCATTATCTTTGTTTGCCCCGATGCCAAAAACAGCTGGTACTGGGATAGCCCCAAGAATCCTGAATATCGGTATGAAACATTTGTATCTTCGGAGTTGGTGACCTATGTTGACGGGCATTATAAAACACGTGCCAATCGTGCCGGACGTGCCATTACCGGACTGAGCATGGGCGGACACGGGGCCTTGTGGCTGGCTTTTCGCCATAAAGATGTGTTTGGCGCGGCAGGCAGCACCAGCGGCGGGGTAGACATCCGCCCGTTCCCCACTAATTGGGAAATGAGTAAGCAACTGGGCGAGTTTGCAGCCAACAAGCAATTGTGGGATGAACATACGGTGATTAACCAGATTGATAAAATTCAAAACGGCGATCTGGCTATTATCATCGATTGCGGCGAAAGCGATTTCTTCTTAAATGTAAATAAGGATCTGCACGAACGCTTACTGGCACGTGGCATCAACCACGATTTCATTACTCGTCCGGGAGCGCACAACAGTGCTTATTGGAACAATTCTATTGATTATCAGATACTTTTTTTTAGCAAATTTTTCTTTTAA
- a CDS encoding inositol monophosphatase family protein codes for MNLNPKNNSDLAYITKCVCKIAIEGGAFLQDERHKFKRERVEEKNSHDYVSYVDKESERRLVSQLSALLPEAGFIAEEGSATLADEQYCWVIDPLDGTTNFIHDNAPYCVSIALRNKYEVLLGVVYEVCRNECFHAYKDAPAYLNDKEIRVSEVSSLNDAFIELGLPYNFNAYKPMADYLIHTLYGKVGGTRIQGSAAAELCYIAAGRFEARIEQFLGPWDVAAGSIILKNAGGKITDFSDEDSFYSGNEVLATNGKIHQSLLDIIHLFHP; via the coding sequence ATGAACTTGAACCCAAAAAATAATTCAGATTTAGCCTATATAACCAAATGTGTCTGCAAGATAGCTATCGAGGGAGGAGCTTTTCTGCAAGACGAGAGACATAAATTCAAGCGTGAGCGGGTAGAAGAGAAAAACAGCCATGACTATGTGTCGTACGTGGACAAAGAATCGGAACGCCGCCTGGTATCCCAACTCTCGGCTCTGCTTCCCGAAGCCGGATTCATCGCTGAAGAAGGCTCCGCTACACTTGCGGACGAGCAATATTGCTGGGTAATTGATCCGCTGGACGGGACGACCAATTTCATTCACGATAATGCTCCTTATTGTGTGAGTATTGCTCTGAGAAATAAGTATGAAGTGCTTTTGGGCGTAGTGTACGAGGTGTGCCGCAATGAATGTTTTCATGCTTATAAAGATGCACCGGCTTATCTGAATGATAAAGAGATACGGGTTTCTGAGGTTTCTTCGCTAAATGATGCCTTTATTGAATTGGGGTTGCCCTACAACTTCAACGCCTATAAGCCAATGGCCGATTATCTGATACATACTCTCTACGGTAAAGTAGGCGGTACGCGTATTCAGGGTTCTGCCGCCGCCGAGTTATGCTACATCGCCGCCGGAAGATTTGAAGCCCGCATCGAGCAGTTTTTAGGCCCATGGGATGTGGCAGCGGGTTCCATTATTCTAAAGAATGCCGGAGGAAAGATTACTGATTTCTCCGACGAAGATTCATTTTATTCGGGCAATGAGGTGCTTGCCACAAACGGCAAAATTCATCAAAGCTTACTGGATATTATTCATTTGTTTCACCCTTAA
- a CDS encoding TQO small subunit DoxD, producing MTQSNHLPGMQQMYSSFAVFTLSLRLVVGWTYFSAFWRRLVLENKLTPDEAGYIGEKFNHFLPNALGIKPLIEYLVSNPEALWWAMAVFTIIEGIVGLLFMLGFFTRLMSIGVLSLAAGILLGSGWLGTTCLDEWQIGILGIAAGFTIFLSGSGKYSLDQLLINRKPEITNKKWFPWVASGTLPLTPKLLNRSVLTGSLVILSITLFTNQYFHNGVWGKLHNKSVAPVIELSDASLNRNELLFTVYRVEGVDVYGSFLIGITLEDDKGNIVMNQNGRQLSSLAKEDIKNDYIAKVKPGKHSLVIPLGAKARITIKDSTLQNLPEGNYKIKLTDISGITWEKQVALSPSSVR from the coding sequence ATGACACAATCAAATCATTTACCGGGAATGCAACAAATGTATTCCTCATTTGCCGTTTTCACCTTATCTCTTCGTCTGGTAGTAGGCTGGACTTACTTCTCGGCATTCTGGCGCCGCCTGGTTCTGGAGAACAAACTTACTCCCGACGAAGCAGGATATATCGGAGAAAAATTCAATCATTTCCTTCCCAATGCATTGGGCATCAAACCGCTCATTGAATACCTTGTTTCCAATCCCGAAGCCTTATGGTGGGCTATGGCTGTTTTTACCATTATAGAAGGTATCGTAGGTTTACTGTTCATGCTCGGATTCTTCACACGATTAATGAGCATCGGGGTATTGAGCCTTGCCGCAGGCATCTTACTAGGTTCCGGCTGGCTAGGCACCACCTGCTTAGACGAATGGCAGATCGGTATACTGGGCATCGCCGCCGGTTTCACGATTTTTCTTTCGGGTAGTGGCAAGTATTCACTGGATCAACTGCTTATAAACCGGAAGCCGGAAATAACAAACAAGAAATGGTTTCCATGGGTTGCATCAGGAACTCTTCCGCTAACTCCAAAGCTACTCAACAGAAGCGTTTTGACAGGCTCCCTCGTAATTCTTTCCATTACACTCTTCACCAATCAGTATTTTCACAATGGCGTGTGGGGTAAGTTGCATAATAAATCGGTTGCTCCCGTAATAGAGCTATCGGACGCAAGCCTAAATCGTAATGAATTACTGTTTACGGTTTACAGAGTGGAAGGTGTTGATGTCTACGGTTCTTTCCTGATAGGTATCACATTGGAGGATGACAAAGGAAATATCGTTATGAACCAGAACGGCCGACAGTTATCTTCTCTCGCAAAAGAGGATATAAAGAACGACTACATAGCCAAAGTGAAACCGGGTAAACATAGCCTTGTTATTCCCTTGGGAGCTAAAGCTCGAATAACAATAAAAGACTCTACCCTGCAAAATCTTCCGGAGGGCAATTACAAAATAAAGCTCACCGATATAAGTGGAATAACGTGGGAAAAGCAGGTTGCACTCTCTCCTTCATCGGTTCGTTAA
- a CDS encoding S41 family peptidase, which produces MNKIKNKLYALLLLIVVLIGNASCSKDNDETTTTPDPEGETTETGVNSWIESTMRENYLWYADIPAKSKLNLSADPETFFNSLLSSSDGNEYSDGTHYYYSYIESTASTTKSISSIDYSYGFDFDLYILSSSPHSNYVAHLLYVAPDSPASEAGLKRGDWIITMNGDSITANNYTTLYGSTALSLSTAKYNNGLVVQSEKTQLGAARSIEDDPVYYHETINWGGKKIGYLVYNHFTAGQTDTDTKYNDELLSLSQTFKSDGVNEFILDLRYNNGGLLSCAQLLSAILAPTSALNNTFCTLEYNDKQSPRTEKIALSSSILNKGENLNMGTVYILVTSMTASASELVINALKPYMNVVVIGDTTEGKNVGSVSYTDDKYPWHLQPIVCKLYNANNESNYGKIGFTPDYEANEAERLDKFLPFGDTDELLLSTALSLIDGTYTTARAYTRSSLNLKKIASSLDRKASNGVIIK; this is translated from the coding sequence ATGAATAAAATAAAAAATAAACTATACGCTCTCCTCCTGTTAATCGTCGTATTAATAGGTAACGCATCTTGCAGCAAAGACAATGATGAAACAACTACAACACCTGATCCTGAAGGGGAAACGACAGAGACCGGAGTGAATAGTTGGATTGAAAGCACCATGCGCGAGAATTATCTGTGGTATGCAGACATACCAGCTAAGAGCAAGCTCAATTTAAGTGCTGACCCGGAGACTTTCTTCAATTCGTTATTATCCAGCAGTGACGGAAACGAATATTCGGACGGGACGCATTATTATTATTCCTATATAGAGAGTACTGCTTCTACAACGAAGAGTATCAGCAGTATAGATTATAGTTATGGATTTGATTTTGATCTTTACATACTGTCGTCCAGCCCCCATTCTAATTATGTTGCTCATTTGCTCTATGTAGCTCCCGACAGTCCCGCTTCGGAAGCCGGACTGAAACGTGGAGACTGGATTATTACAATGAATGGCGATTCTATCACAGCCAATAATTATACTACATTATACGGCTCAACAGCCCTGTCACTATCTACAGCAAAATACAACAACGGATTAGTTGTACAATCCGAAAAGACTCAGCTGGGCGCCGCCCGTAGCATAGAAGATGATCCGGTGTACTATCACGAAACAATCAATTGGGGCGGAAAAAAAATCGGATATCTTGTTTACAATCACTTTACTGCCGGACAGACCGATACCGATACTAAATACAACGATGAATTACTCAGTCTGTCTCAAACATTTAAATCGGACGGAGTTAATGAATTTATTCTCGACCTCCGCTATAATAACGGAGGATTGCTTAGTTGCGCACAGTTGCTTTCGGCCATACTGGCACCTACAAGCGCATTAAATAATACTTTCTGCACATTGGAGTATAATGATAAACAAAGTCCCCGAACCGAAAAAATAGCACTCAGTTCCAGCATACTGAATAAAGGAGAAAACCTGAACATGGGAACTGTATACATTTTAGTAACCAGCATGACTGCTTCGGCTTCCGAGTTGGTTATCAACGCCTTAAAACCGTATATGAACGTAGTCGTAATAGGCGATACTACCGAAGGCAAAAACGTAGGTTCGGTATCCTATACCGATGACAAATACCCTTGGCATCTACAACCCATTGTGTGCAAACTATACAATGCAAATAACGAATCGAATTACGGCAAAATAGGATTTACACCAGACTATGAGGCCAATGAAGCTGAGAGACTAGACAAATTTCTACCATTCGGAGATACCGATGAGTTACTTTTAAGCACAGCTCTAAGCCTCATAGACGGAACATATACCACCGCCAGAGCTTACACACGGAGCTCGCTGAATTTAAAGAAGATAGCCTCTTCGCTGGATAGAAAGGCCAGCAACGGAGTAATCATTAAATAA